A stretch of the Pseudomonas sp. ACM7 genome encodes the following:
- the lptG gene encoding LPS export ABC transporter permease LptG: MDKLDRYIGSSVFVAILAVLGIILGLATLFAFIDEMSEVSDTYTLMDVLSYVLLTAPRRLYDMLPMAALIGCLIGLGSLASHSELTIMRAAGVSIGRIVWAVMKPMLILMVVGVLIGEYVAPATEVTAQANRSLAQGSGDAQSAKHGLWHRQGDEFIHVNSVQPNGLLYGVTRYRFDDQRHMLSSSFAKRAEFDKDHWQLSDVTTTLFHDKNTEVVTAPVERWNVALSPQLLDTVVMSPDSLSISGLWGYIHYLADQGLSNGRYWLAFWVKVLQPLVTAALVLMAISFIFGPLRSVTLGQRVFTGVLVGFTFRIVQDLLGPSSLVFGFSPLFAVLIPAGVCALAGVWLLRRAG; encoded by the coding sequence GTGGATAAGCTCGATCGCTACATTGGTAGCAGCGTTTTCGTGGCAATTCTGGCGGTACTGGGGATCATTCTCGGTCTGGCGACGCTGTTCGCGTTCATCGATGAGATGAGTGAGGTCAGCGATACCTACACCTTGATGGACGTGTTGAGCTACGTCTTGCTGACCGCGCCACGTCGGTTGTACGACATGTTGCCGATGGCGGCACTGATCGGTTGCCTGATCGGCCTCGGCAGTCTGGCCAGTCACAGCGAGCTGACCATCATGCGCGCTGCGGGCGTGTCGATCGGGCGAATCGTCTGGGCGGTCATGAAGCCAATGCTGATCCTGATGGTGGTGGGTGTGCTGATCGGCGAATACGTCGCGCCGGCCACCGAAGTCACCGCTCAGGCCAATCGCTCGCTGGCCCAGGGCAGCGGCGATGCGCAAAGCGCCAAGCATGGCCTGTGGCACCGTCAGGGGGACGAGTTCATTCACGTCAACTCCGTGCAGCCAAACGGTTTGCTGTATGGCGTGACCCGTTATCGCTTCGACGATCAGCGCCACATGCTGTCCTCAAGCTTCGCCAAGCGCGCCGAATTCGACAAGGATCACTGGCAGCTCAGCGATGTCACGACCACGTTATTCCATGACAAGAACACCGAAGTGGTGACCGCTCCGGTCGAGCGCTGGAACGTGGCGTTGAGCCCGCAACTGCTGGATACCGTGGTGATGTCGCCCGATTCGCTGTCGATTAGTGGTCTGTGGGGGTACATCCACTACCTGGCTGACCAAGGCTTGAGCAATGGTCGTTACTGGCTGGCATTTTGGGTCAAGGTGTTGCAACCGCTGGTCACCGCTGCGCTGGTACTGATGGCGATTTCCTTCATCTTCGGTCCGCTACGCTCGGTGACCCTTGGTCAGCGAGTGTTCACCGGTGTGCTGGTGGGCTTCACCTTCCGTATTGTTCAGGATTTGCTCGGTCCTTCGAGCCTGGTCTTCGGTTTCTCGCCGCTGTTTGCGGTGCTTATTCCGGCGGGTGTTTGTGCCTTGGCCGGGGTCTGGTTGTTGCGCAGGGCCGGTTGA